The following coding sequences are from one Burkholderiales bacterium window:
- a CDS encoding FecR domain-containing protein: MTKILQRNVRLIAQFSVLLCLAAFVVVTAAAADAGRIKVARGTAEIERGGARLPATVGMAVRVGDTVVAGDDGAVGIAFQDDSLLSIGPNSVLAIDRFVFDANTHRGEFDASLKRGTLTAVSGKLVKERPESMRVNTPAAVMAVRGTQFAVKVSNFSGK, encoded by the coding sequence ATGACCAAAATCCTGCAGCGCAATGTGCGGTTGATCGCTCAGTTTTCCGTCCTGTTGTGTCTTGCGGCGTTCGTCGTTGTCACGGCCGCTGCGGCCGATGCCGGGCGCATCAAGGTCGCGAGAGGCACCGCCGAAATCGAACGCGGGGGTGCACGGCTACCGGCGACGGTGGGGATGGCGGTGCGAGTCGGAGACACCGTGGTCGCCGGCGACGACGGCGCGGTTGGAATCGCTTTTCAGGACGACAGCCTGCTTTCGATCGGCCCGAACAGCGTTCTTGCGATCGACCGCTTTGTGTTCGACGCCAACACCCACCGGGGCGAGTTCGATGCTTCGCTCAAACGCGGCACTCTGACCGCGGTGTCCGGAAAACTCGTCAAGGAGCGCCCCGAATCGATGCGAGTGAATACGCCGGCTGCCGTCATGGCCGTGCGCGGCACCCAGTTCGCGGTCAAAGTCTCCAACTTCTCCGGCAAATAG
- a CDS encoding OmpA family protein, with protein MRRALAVVMLAVALVACATQRGATGRGAQRATHDEPEALRPDSSGFREVTLIILPKPDGGAGSVVVRRGKQETVVDKPYAAATVRADGTLQPAAVDVAQVQAEFGDTLNALPPRPQVLILHFVEGKDEFTPESLSRLDAVLAEIQRRPAPEITVTGHTDTAGSRRFNDKLSLARAKRVRDELVRRGIPTGHIVSVAGRGEREPVVPTAEGVTEPLNRRVEIGVR; from the coding sequence ATGCGCAGGGCACTGGCTGTCGTGATGCTCGCGGTCGCCCTCGTAGCGTGCGCGACGCAGCGCGGAGCCACGGGGCGGGGGGCGCAACGCGCGACCCACGACGAACCCGAAGCTCTGCGGCCGGACTCTTCCGGGTTTCGCGAAGTCACTCTGATTATCCTGCCCAAGCCTGACGGTGGCGCGGGCTCGGTGGTCGTACGTCGAGGCAAGCAGGAAACGGTGGTGGACAAGCCCTACGCGGCGGCGACCGTCCGCGCTGACGGAACCCTGCAGCCCGCTGCGGTCGACGTCGCGCAGGTGCAAGCCGAGTTCGGCGACACGCTCAACGCCTTGCCCCCTCGTCCGCAAGTACTGATCCTTCACTTCGTGGAGGGTAAGGACGAATTCACTCCTGAGTCGTTGTCGCGTCTGGACGCGGTGCTCGCCGAAATCCAGCGTCGTCCCGCTCCGGAGATCACGGTGACCGGCCACACCGATACCGCCGGTTCCCGGCGATTCAACGACAAGCTGTCGCTGGCCCGCGCGAAGCGCGTGCGCGACGAACTCGTGCGCCGCGGAATCCCGACCGGGCACATCGTTAGCGTCGCCGGCCGGGGCGAGCGCGAGCCGGTCGTGCCCACTGCCGAGGGCGTGACCGAACCCCTCAATCGCAGAGTCGAGATCGGCGTTCGCTAG